The following nucleotide sequence is from Sander vitreus isolate 19-12246 chromosome 3, sanVit1, whole genome shotgun sequence.
ttttatctcTTCTTCTCTCATCCTCAACAGCTCCATCTAGTCCTCATTCTCCTGCTGATGAGCCTCCCGACCGTGGCTACTTCATCCGCATGAAGTCCACGCTCACCAAAAGAGGCCTGCACGTCAAGTCGTCTGGATACAAGGTACAACTGTCTGAGGAAATAATACCTCATAATTTGAAAACATACCTTGTATTATGCTTACTTTCCTATTaccctgcttgttcttgggatGGTAAAATAACAAGGAGAGccttgtcattttgttttgcacGGCCATTGTTTCATAGCACTGTCAAGTTGGTcgttttcagtgtgttttatgGCTGTGACCTTATATCACACTGGGCCGCTGCACACAACAGTCAGTTTACTGCATTCGCTGCTGTAAAACTGTGCTGCTGCAGTCTTTAGTTTAGAATCTGACTTTGTATTGCGtttatgttaaatatatatatttattaatgttatattcactgtgttgttgctgttattttctaCATCCTGAGTTGTGCAAGTGTCTTGCAATGCAAAGAATGTGCTTCTGTGAAAGAAATACATAACTGATGTCTTCTGTTTGTCAGGTAATCCATGTGACGGGACGAATCCGCTGCCGCCCTGCACTCGTGCCGGGCTCTGCGCGCTCAGTGCGTCGACCGATGGGTTTAGTCGCACTGGCACACACCCTTCCGCCCTCCACGCTTAATGAAGTCCGCATGGAGAGCCAAATGTTTGTCTTCCGTGTGAACATGGACCTACAGGTCACATATTGTGAGAACAGGTATggattttgtctgtgttttgaaATGTAGCGGTATGGACAttgaatacatacaaataagtATATTTTGTCTTTACAGGATCTCAGAGTATATGGATCTGACCCCAGCAGAGGTGGTGGGACACACCTGTTACCACTTCATCCATGTAGAAGACCTGGAAAATATCCGGCAGAGCCATGAGGACTGTGAGTCTCATCCATATGAATATGTAGTAAATGGAATTCACCCCCCTTTATTCTACACAGTGTCTGAACTTCAGAAAGAGCCTGTTGAAATTTCATTCTGTCCTGTTGCGATAGGCGCCCTCTGCTGCCATCATCATGAACTGCCAGAGCAATAACGGTCTTCTTCTCTGTCCTTCTCCTCTCCCGTGTTCTGTTATCTTTCCATCTTCCGCCCGTCTCCTCTTAGTGCTGAGGAAAGGTCAGGTGGTGACTGGTTACTACCGTTGGCTCCAGAGGAGAGGAGGCTACCTGTGGATCCAGTCCAGTGCCACCGTCTCCATCAACCACAAAGCTCCACATGAACGCAACGTCATCTGGGTTAACTACATCCTGAGGTCAGTACAACCACAGCCTGTGCTCCAAGACTGCTGATATGAACCGAGTTTATGTATGAAGGCACCATACTGTGTACAGATATTATTTGAAGGGATAGATGATGAAATGCAAAAGGATTATTGGAAGAGTTTCACCTGCTCCAAAATATGAACTGAAGATCTCTAAATAGTGAAATCAAAGCAAAGCCCATTAGcagttattttacatttttatattgaaGATAACAAacaattattataaattataagatgacaaaaaaagtaggtattttgagtcattttattttatagattTTAGATCTATTTAGATTCATAGAATTTTTTTGCTGCCCTAACAGATCAGATCACAGAACAGATCTAGTGAATGAATTTATTTAATTGATGTTTGTCCAGTTAAAATGAAGCAGGTTCTTAGCGCGTTAGTGAGATAATTcaattttacagttttacaaGCTTAATGTTATGATAGATTTTTGtaagtttttttattaaaaaaaattgtagagtttaaaatgttttataaaaaaaaaaataaaaagtaaaagtcatcACTCTTGCAAAGTCTGTAATGCTGCTCAGCTGTCTGTAAACAGCAATCCAGCATTACTTACTCACTATTTAATGTTACATTACTTTAAATTGGATTTAAGAAGGCTTTTATTAAGGGACATTCAAGACTCTGCACCTTTGTTTCACATTACCCTTTAAGTGTcgtattatttttctttaaggctttatttatttactccaCAGACAAAACAACTGCAGTAACCTCGACAAAATATGCTTTCCCCTCATTTCCCTatagtatacacacacacacacacacacacacacacacacacacacaaacacacacatattcacccAGACACTGATGCAAATATACACAGACGTTACATGAACAcatagtacacacacaaacacagtacaTAGCACAACGGCAGAGCAGTCAGACAAAAACAAGAGGAGTAGGCTGAATTTCAATGCTAATTGGACTGAAGCTATATAATTACAACAAATGGATGTCAGAATTTTGGGGCTGAATGGTGTTTTAGTTAATTAGTGCTGTAATTACAAGAGCTCATTAACTTCTCCAACAGCCTCCTCCTTGTCTGAGCTTAACTGTGTATGTAGGCTGTAAGGTGGGCTGCTGAGTggggctgtgtatgtgtgtgtgtgtgtgtgtgtgtgtgtgtgtgtgtgtgtgtgtgtgtgtgtgtgtcttgaagTGTGGGGTCTGCCTATCTGTCTGTTTGCGCGTGTCggtgcttgtgtatgtgtgataaGGGCTGTTGTTGGAGAACTGGGTGGATGTGTTAGGTAGAGGTTAGAAAGGTTTGAGGCAGTTTGGCTATTGGAGGTTGTTATTAGGCTGATTATATGTTGTTTCCATCTCTAAGTATTCACTCAAATCAGCTCGGCactagagttttttttttttataaagctgTAAATGGCCTTTAAGTGGTACATGATCATTTGTGTATATGTCCacgttttttccccctccatctctcctttttcatccatctatcatccatgcAGTCGAACAGAGATGCCTGACACTCCCCTGGATATACTGCAGCTACCAGAGAATGTGAGAGCAGAGCGACTTCGAGTTAGCTCGTCCCCCACCGACAGCTCCCCGCAGGCCCGAGGTAGgatgcaacacacacattagTAACTTCCCATGATGCccgctgacacacagacacacctgccTGTGCTTCTTTTTATCATAAAAATCTCCCTTCCTCCTCAGGCACGCAGCCATTGAAGAGCTCAGTGGGGAAGAGTGACCTCGACACTAAAGGCAGAGAGAAATTCACCACCGCTGCCATCCAATCAGAAGACAGGAGGAAGCGCCTGCTGAGGTCAGACCCCGAGGGTGCTCCTCCCGAAACCCGTCGCAGACTGGAGGAGCTCCGTCACACAGAGGAGAGTGTATCAGCCTCCTCTGACCTGGCGAGCGAAagcgagggggaggaggaggaagagacagagtggGACCAGGGGGGAGACAGTGACAGATTGAAACAGGAAGACACTGGAGGAGGTAAACAGAGTAGGGGAGGAGAGACCCCCACtagaggggagagggggagcaGGGTGCACAACGGCCGGGCTGTAATCCAGCAACTGAAGAGCGTAGTGACCCCGTCTCCCCTGGCTGGCAGCCCCAGCATCAAGACTGAACACGAAGCCCTGACCACCGGGGGGCGCTGggggtcacacacacaaacctccacctcccacacacacaccacgcagCCCCAAccctcacatgcacacacaccctccAGCAGCCTCAACGGCGACAGCCCCACCACCCCAATCCCCGACTCTTCTTCCAGCAGTGAGGCACCCCCAAAAGGGTTGTTCACTCCCCCGTCCCCAGCTCTGTCCCCCGCCATGTCCGTGTCCTCCCCACTGCCCCGTGAGGACAGGGTTGTGTCGGGGGTGGTCAGTCGGAGCAGTGGCGGTGCAGGTAGCACTCCTGACTTTGAGCTCCTCCAGAGACTGGCTGCAGGCGGCGCAGCGGGGCGGGTCCTCTTCCACCCCCTCGCCCTCGGCCCGCAGGGCCCTCAGAGCCTCTACGCTCCCAGCACTATCCGCTACGCTCCACCTGAGCTGCCCCCCTCCCACCACCACGGCTTAGAACACAGCGATGGCCTGCAGCTACGCTCGGACCACCACAAGGGACCCCCGCCAGCCTTCTTCCCCCACCTACAGCGGTTGGCTGGCTTGCCACCCTTCAGTGGTTTCTCCCCGTCTGACAGCCCTTTCTCCTCCGGCCTGCCCTTCTGTATGAATGGACTGAGGGGGGCTGCAGGCTCCGAGGAGGACTGAGACAGGAGGAGGTGAGAGGAGTAGATAAAAATGAAGGAcggagcagagagacagaccagaaagagagacattgTAAAGGGCAGGAGAGACAGAAGTGGCAGGACATTAAGCCTCTGAGGACATTACTAATTGGACAACGAGTTGAATAACTGCGATTTAAAATATGTGACAAGTTGCTGCCATAGGGAATTATTGTGTCTGGCCATTGTGGACAAGTGACAGTGACTCTCAGAGAAAACAGGACATGGAAACTTTTGACTGGTTGTCCCTCAAGACTTTTCGTCTCAACAATTATGAACTCTGCTCTGTGTCTTCCTCTAGATGACTGTGTTGATTTCTGTCTCTTCCACTCAGAGAAGCCATATTGTATATAGAGACAAAACCATAAAGACCCTCAGCTCAAATCCTCCTCACTGTCACTCCAATTAACCCAATTAACCCTAAAGCCAGTAGAAAGAGATGGACACTTGTCCGTAGGAATGAAAGCGACTTTggaatatacatttttattattgcagTATTATACAAATCATCTCTTACACTGAGATCCAGGTGAGAATTTGATTATAGGGTTCAAAATAGACGGAGAAAGCCCTCTGGTGTTTTTGTATTGAgatttaaaatgataaaaagaaaTCCAAGTATTCATGAGTCAGCCATACTTAAAGCACACTGTTGGGACAAAAGTATGAATAATGTAGTCCCAGACATTCCATTATATATAAGGGAAGAAAATGCAATGCAGACAGGATGTTATTTCTGTTGTTTGGTTATCAGAAGATTGTTTGTTTAACTGAGTATTAATTATAGTATATTCTGTATGATGCCGcggttgtgtttgtgtatgaaagCCAtattcttgttgttgttttttttttattgatgattttttttgtcaccagataaaagggggggggaggatggcGTGAAAGTTGTGTCTAGACAAACAAACGTTTTATTGGAGGTACAATATCATccaaacacctttttttttattattctctaaaaaaaaaaaaagaagatatttctgaaaatgtttttaggAGGGGAAATGGTGCTGGACACAAGTGTTTGTCATCATTTAaacctctgtgtttttttctgagcaCTTACTGAAATTTGTTCTGGTGTGAACTCAAAGCACTTCATCACTTagcactcactcacacagtgTAGTAGAGGGGATAA
It contains:
- the npas1 gene encoding neuronal PAS domain-containing protein 1, with product MATMPFVSEGKCVSVEWDFLQGLLAKPPTLPCLQNLRKEKSRNAARSRRGKENFEFFELAKMLPLPGAITSQLDKASVIRLTISYLHMRAFASQGDPPWSPLMEGDSNCSKVRRSSHSLATDMFEQHLGAHLLQSLDGFVFVVSQEGRFLYISETVSIYLGLSQVELTGSSVFDYIHPADHVEMAERLGIRPHLRAEAGCHTGPESASSSASTSSLAGTPEPAPSSPHSPADEPPDRGYFIRMKSTLTKRGLHVKSSGYKVIHVTGRIRCRPALVPGSARSVRRPMGLVALAHTLPPSTLNEVRMESQMFVFRVNMDLQVTYCENRISEYMDLTPAEVVGHTCYHFIHVEDLENIRQSHEDLLRKGQVVTGYYRWLQRRGGYLWIQSSATVSINHKAPHERNVIWVNYILSRTEMPDTPLDILQLPENVRAERLRVSSSPTDSSPQARGSSGTQPLKSSVGKSDLDTKGREKFTTAAIQSEDRRKRLLRSDPEGAPPETRRRLEELRHTEESVSASSDLASESEGEEEEETEWDQGGDSDRLKQEDTGGGKQSRGGETPTRGERGSRVHNGRAVIQQLKSVVTPSPLAGSPSIKTEHEALTTGGRWGSLNGDSPTTPIPDSSSSSEAPPKGLFTPPSPALSPAMSVSSPLPREDRVVSGVVSRSSGGAGSTPDFELLQRLAAGGAAGRVLFHPLALGPQGPQSLYAPSTIRYAPPELPPSHHHGLEHSDGLQLRSDHHKGPPPAFFPHLQRLAGLPPFSGFSPSDSPFSSGLPFCMNGLRGAAGSEED